In the genome of Bryobacteraceae bacterium, one region contains:
- a CDS encoding ATP-binding cassette domain-containing protein: MSRRSYFVPEVIQTSAMDCGPASLKALLEGHGICASYGRLREACQTEVDGASVDALEDVAVRLGLGAEQIMAPADFLYEREVHALPALVVVRNADGSTHFVIFWRRHGPWVQVMDPSVGRRWVLARTLRNDLFLHLQAVPAEAWEEWSSKTEFRGPLARRLRRLGAPKNLMDRAPVGRVDAAARMARSLVDAGALRRGRESGALLEKLAAGESEIPREYWFALPDPGDPETVLLRGAVLIRVAGRGAAAEALPPDLAAALDERPARPGWAILREFFAAGAAQPAMITMALALASAGVVVDAVLWRGFLNMARELVTSGQRATALAQLVAFGIGMLVLDFALSGSLLRLGRRLEVRLRIRFLEKLPRLGDRYFQSRPSSDMAQRAHNVHLLRTAPALASQFWRACVQCAVTLAAIAWLYPDTFPLASLAALGAFGIPLAVQPGLAERDLKVRTHAGALTRYYLDALLGLTAIRAHGAAHAVRHEQRMLLAEWAGAALRHHHVIVFVETLQFSIAFAIAGWLIWTRLERSNDTGALLLLVYWVMSLPLMGREAAAIAWQYPLLRNTVLRLAEPLGAPEETIAEAAAASGPGASSLLFDHVTVHAGGRPILEEIDLAIPPGAHVGIVGPSGAGKSSFVGLLLGWHQPSAGSVTVDGRPLDAARLASLRRSIAWVDPEVQIWNRTLFDNLRYGLDEDTPIAMDELLAWAELAGVVERLPAGLQTVLGEGGGLVSGGEGQRVRLGRALARDRIRLAILDEPARGLDRNRRRAMIERARERWKDATLLCITHDVSDTLPFERVLVIENGRVAEDGPPAALSANPESRYRQLLDAEDAVRRGLWASANWRRMRLSGNHIEEDRRAVRADL, translated from the coding sequence ATGAGCCGCCGCAGCTACTTCGTTCCCGAAGTCATCCAGACGTCGGCGATGGACTGCGGGCCGGCGTCGCTCAAAGCGCTTCTCGAGGGCCATGGGATTTGTGCGAGCTACGGCCGTCTGCGGGAAGCCTGCCAGACGGAAGTGGACGGCGCATCGGTGGATGCGCTCGAAGACGTCGCCGTGCGGCTGGGGCTCGGCGCGGAACAGATCATGGCTCCGGCGGACTTCCTGTACGAGCGCGAAGTCCACGCGCTGCCGGCCCTGGTTGTGGTGCGCAACGCCGACGGCTCCACGCACTTCGTGATCTTCTGGCGGCGGCACGGTCCTTGGGTGCAGGTGATGGACCCCAGCGTCGGCCGGCGTTGGGTGCTGGCGCGGACTCTTCGCAACGATCTGTTCCTGCACCTTCAGGCTGTTCCGGCGGAGGCGTGGGAGGAATGGTCGTCGAAAACCGAATTCCGCGGACCGTTGGCGCGGCGGCTGCGCCGGTTGGGCGCGCCGAAGAATCTGATGGATCGGGCGCCGGTGGGACGCGTGGATGCGGCGGCGCGCATGGCCCGATCGCTTGTCGACGCGGGGGCGCTACGGCGAGGCCGTGAGTCCGGTGCTTTGCTTGAGAAGCTGGCGGCCGGCGAAAGCGAGATTCCGCGCGAGTATTGGTTCGCCTTGCCGGACCCTGGCGATCCGGAAACGGTCCTGCTGCGCGGGGCAGTGCTGATTCGCGTGGCGGGGCGGGGCGCGGCCGCCGAAGCGCTCCCCCCGGATCTGGCGGCCGCGCTGGATGAAAGGCCGGCGCGTCCGGGATGGGCGATTCTTCGGGAGTTTTTCGCCGCCGGCGCCGCCCAGCCGGCGATGATCACGATGGCGCTCGCGTTGGCGTCGGCCGGCGTGGTCGTAGATGCCGTGCTGTGGCGCGGTTTCCTCAACATGGCGCGCGAACTCGTGACCTCCGGTCAGCGCGCCACGGCGCTCGCACAGTTGGTGGCGTTCGGCATAGGGATGCTCGTGCTCGACTTCGCACTCTCGGGCAGTCTCTTGCGGCTGGGGCGCCGCCTCGAAGTGCGCCTGCGGATCCGCTTCCTCGAAAAGCTGCCGCGGCTCGGCGACCGCTACTTCCAAAGCCGCCCGAGTTCGGACATGGCGCAGCGGGCGCACAACGTCCACCTGCTTCGCACGGCTCCGGCGCTGGCGTCGCAGTTCTGGCGCGCCTGCGTACAATGCGCGGTGACGCTGGCCGCGATCGCTTGGCTGTACCCGGACACGTTTCCGTTGGCTTCGCTCGCCGCGCTCGGCGCGTTCGGGATCCCGCTGGCCGTGCAGCCGGGGCTCGCCGAGCGCGACCTCAAGGTCCGCACCCACGCCGGCGCGCTCACGCGCTACTACCTCGACGCGCTGCTTGGGCTCACGGCGATTCGGGCGCACGGGGCGGCGCACGCCGTGCGTCACGAGCAGCGTATGTTGCTGGCCGAGTGGGCGGGCGCGGCACTGCGCCATCACCACGTGATCGTTTTTGTCGAGACGCTGCAGTTCTCGATCGCCTTCGCCATCGCCGGCTGGCTGATCTGGACGCGTTTGGAACGTTCGAACGATACCGGCGCGCTGCTACTGCTTGTCTACTGGGTGATGAGCCTTCCGCTAATGGGACGAGAGGCGGCCGCCATCGCGTGGCAGTATCCGCTGCTGCGGAACACGGTATTGCGCCTGGCCGAGCCGCTGGGCGCACCCGAGGAGACGATCGCAGAAGCGGCGGCGGCGAGCGGACCTGGCGCTTCGAGCCTGCTGTTCGACCACGTTACCGTCCACGCCGGCGGGCGCCCGATCCTCGAAGAAATCGATCTGGCGATACCGCCGGGCGCCCATGTCGGGATCGTCGGGCCGTCCGGGGCCGGGAAGTCCAGCTTCGTAGGCCTGCTGCTCGGCTGGCACCAACCGTCCGCGGGCTCGGTGACCGTGGACGGCCGCCCGCTCGATGCCGCGCGGCTCGCCTCGCTGCGCCGGTCAATTGCATGGGTGGATCCGGAAGTGCAGATCTGGAACCGCACGCTGTTCGACAATCTGCGCTATGGGCTCGATGAGGACACGCCGATCGCGATGGACGAACTGCTCGCCTGGGCGGAACTCGCCGGCGTGGTTGAACGCCTTCCCGCGGGCCTCCAGACCGTGCTCGGAGAGGGTGGCGGACTCGTCTCCGGCGGCGAGGGTCAGCGTGTCCGTTTGGGCCGGGCGCTCGCCCGTGACCGCATTCGTCTGGCGATCCTCGACGAACCGGCGCGCGGGTTGGACCGCAACCGCCGCCGCGCCATGATCGAACGCGCCCGGGAGCGCTGGAAAGACGCAACTCTGTTGTGCATCACACATGACGTGAGCGACACGTTGCCGTTCGAACGGGTGCTCGTGATCGAGAATGGACGCGTGGCCGAGGACGGCCCGCCGGCGGCGCTTTCCGCCAATCCCGAATCGCGCTACCGGCAGTTGCTCGACGCCGAGGACGCCGTGCGGCGCGGGCTTTGGGCGAGCGCGAACTGGCGGCGCATGCGGCTATCCGGCAACCACATTGAGGAAGACAGGAGGGCCGTGCGTGCGGATCTCTGA
- a CDS encoding ABC transporter ATP-binding protein, giving the protein MRISECLWERSQWPHLLEAMTARSGIAENSGGPLAVAPGMSLQGDRLQVWFDAAAQSLGIEALPMELRGFRVRQTLRGAAPAMIPSAEGALGLLETKGRTATLLRPDLTLARVPMAHLRAFICRDMEQPHRAAVDELLEGCGIGRSRRRRAGEALLRERTRYSRVGVAYALRRPPGAGWIGTLRRAGLLREMGFLLGAHLAEYALLMGAWWVLGRAVLSGRIDTGVLAGWALLLASMLPFRFATAWLQGRLAIGIGGLLRERLLDGALKLRPDEVKHEGAGAFLGRAIEAEQVEQSALSGGVMAALTLVEMLLALSAIAFGAADIFEAAVLVFWIGISFMLARRYYRLRGEWTSLRLRMTGGLVESMTGHRTRLAQQPPEQWHVDEDRALGRYLELSREMDAVHARMMGGVPRGYMVSTLIALSPEFLSATPSTPKLAVLLGAAIIAWQAFRRLSGSLAQLCGAGISWRCVADLFHASSRVEHAGAAVDPAPAEHVVSARELAFDYDGRTVFSGVNLEIERGDWVLLEGPSGGGKSTLVSVLAGLRQPSRGLLLAAGLDLDTLGANQWRRRVAAAPQYHENHVLGNTFGFNLLMGRAWPASESDMAEARAVCEELGLGPLLERMPGGLYQMVGETGWQLSQGERSRLFLARALLQNPELVVLDESFAALDPENLRQALECTLRRARTLIVVAHP; this is encoded by the coding sequence GTGCGGATCTCTGAGTGCCTCTGGGAACGGTCGCAGTGGCCGCATCTGCTGGAGGCGATGACGGCCCGCTCCGGCATCGCCGAAAACAGCGGCGGCCCTCTTGCCGTGGCGCCGGGAATGTCGCTGCAGGGCGACCGTCTCCAGGTATGGTTCGATGCGGCGGCGCAGTCCCTCGGCATCGAAGCGCTGCCGATGGAACTGCGCGGCTTTCGCGTCCGGCAAACGCTACGAGGAGCGGCGCCGGCAATGATCCCTTCGGCGGAGGGCGCGCTCGGCCTGCTCGAAACGAAAGGCCGCACGGCCACGCTGCTGCGCCCGGACCTTACGCTTGCCCGCGTGCCGATGGCGCACCTGCGCGCGTTTATCTGCCGCGACATGGAACAGCCGCATCGGGCGGCGGTGGACGAACTGCTCGAGGGATGCGGCATCGGCCGGTCCCGCCGTCGCCGCGCCGGTGAAGCGCTGCTGCGCGAGCGGACCCGGTATTCCCGCGTGGGCGTGGCCTATGCGCTGCGACGTCCGCCGGGCGCGGGCTGGATCGGCACGCTGCGTCGCGCCGGCCTGCTGCGAGAAATGGGATTCCTGCTTGGCGCGCACCTGGCCGAGTACGCGCTGTTGATGGGCGCCTGGTGGGTGCTTGGCCGGGCGGTGCTGAGTGGCCGCATCGATACGGGCGTTCTCGCCGGTTGGGCGCTGCTGCTCGCTTCGATGCTGCCGTTTCGATTCGCCACGGCGTGGCTGCAAGGCCGGCTGGCCATCGGCATCGGCGGCCTGCTGCGCGAACGCCTGCTCGATGGCGCCTTGAAGCTGCGTCCTGATGAGGTGAAACACGAAGGCGCCGGGGCGTTTCTCGGCCGCGCCATCGAGGCCGAACAGGTGGAGCAATCGGCGCTTTCCGGGGGCGTGATGGCGGCGTTGACGCTGGTCGAGATGCTTCTCGCTCTCAGCGCGATCGCCTTCGGCGCGGCGGACATCTTTGAGGCTGCGGTGCTTGTGTTCTGGATCGGGATCTCGTTTATGCTCGCCCGCCGCTACTATCGGCTGCGGGGCGAGTGGACGTCGTTGCGGCTTCGCATGACGGGCGGCCTGGTGGAATCGATGACCGGGCATCGCACGCGCCTTGCCCAGCAGCCTCCCGAGCAATGGCATGTGGACGAGGATCGCGCGCTTGGCCGCTACCTCGAGCTTTCGCGCGAAATGGACGCGGTGCATGCGCGGATGATGGGCGGCGTGCCGCGCGGCTACATGGTTTCCACGTTGATCGCCCTGTCACCCGAATTTCTTTCGGCCACTCCCTCGACGCCGAAACTCGCCGTCCTGCTCGGCGCGGCGATCATCGCCTGGCAGGCGTTCCGGCGGTTGTCCGGGAGCCTCGCCCAGTTGTGCGGAGCCGGGATTTCCTGGCGCTGCGTGGCCGATCTGTTCCACGCATCGTCGCGCGTGGAGCATGCCGGCGCGGCGGTGGATCCCGCTCCCGCCGAGCATGTCGTCTCGGCGCGCGAGCTTGCGTTCGACTACGACGGACGCACGGTGTTCTCCGGAGTGAACCTCGAGATAGAACGCGGCGACTGGGTGTTGCTCGAAGGGCCATCGGGAGGTGGGAAGTCGACGCTGGTTTCCGTTCTCGCCGGGCTCCGCCAGCCTTCGCGAGGGCTGCTGCTGGCGGCCGGACTCGACCTCGATACCCTTGGCGCCAATCAGTGGCGGCGCCGTGTGGCGGCGGCTCCGCAGTATCACGAGAACCACGTGCTAGGGAATACGTTCGGGTTCAATCTGCTGATGGGCCGCGCCTGGCCGGCGAGCGAATCGGACATGGCCGAGGCGCGGGCCGTGTGCGAGGAACTGGGGCTCGGTCCGCTGCTGGAACGAATGCCGGGCGGTTTGTATCAAATGGTGGGTGAGACGGGCTGGCAGTTGTCGCAAGGCGAGCGGAGCCGGCTATTTCTGGCGCGCGCGCTGTTGCAGAATCCGGAACTCGTGGTGCTCGACGAGAGCTTCGCCGCGCTCGATCCGGAGAACCTGCGGCAGGCGCTCGAATGCACGCTTCGCCGCGCAAGGACGCTCATCGTCGTCGCGCATCCATGA
- a CDS encoding TonB-dependent receptor, with product MHARLLIGLLALATLRAQDPTATVEGAVADPSKGPVVQARVTIRDLKQGGLRSTVSDREGAFRLPLLPVGEYSLTVEAPGFQKFEQQPIVLSVSQVARIPVTLAIEGGVQQITVTGDTAGVESVSNTVGKTVTTREILDLPLNGRNFTQLGLLQAGVAPLTSGISTAGGSLRSGQSYAVNGQRPESNNFLLDGAKNVSRMDGGFAVRVPVDAIAEFRILSHGAPAEYGGTSGATTSVVTKSGSNDWHGSLYEFLRNDVFDARNYFSASVEPLKQHQFGGTLGGPVRRDRLFLFGYYEGFRNRQGVTRSGNVPTPAQRSGDFSGQRAPLLNLAAGGVPFPNNRIPASMLHPLGVKVSGLYPLGNTAPTVHTATVVTENNTNQAGARADWQPSERSRWNARYSFSDGFNVNPISIRGSDLPGFPVRDDIRTHSFTLGETHVFSPTVVGNFRAALFRHTFLFDQRLNHASPREFGFNYDSASDLGQSLPFFNVNGYSPVGGAITGPRTSAQTQGELYAAVSWNRGVHAWKFGVELRRTHLNMYQAIAPSAFFVFAPSFPSNDSFANLLMGRPVVFYQGLGDLSRGMRGWENSLFAQDEWRITPRLVLNAGMRWEVNTPLREVRDRMNAFVPGVQSVVMPDAPRGLLFPGDPGIAPGIVPVFHRAIMPRVGLAWNPDGRGLLSIRSSYGIYFDPFANGSGTASQVPVSSLPWTQLVQFSGPSVNFADPYAGQGRPEPGTILKPLTLVVADTNSRPPYAQNWNFVIQSALPSNLLLDARYIGTKGTHLPRNVEANPAVFGPGATASNADRRRIYANCPAAGPCDFTHVAKLMYGTNSTYHAAQLGLSRRFENGWAFNASYWFSKTLDYLSAMNLGGAAARPLAGENDIAQNPFDLRAERGPSLFDARHRFVASGSYQLPALKTSAPAVRHLFGGWQSNIITVLQSATPFTVFDTTNVSLQGSHPPISGYSGSRPDVVGDPNVGPRRVDEWLPRSAFRRLNPATEAGSFGNAGRNIARGPGSATVDFSLLKMIPVSERLRLQVRAEFFNLLNHANFLVPVSDLNSANFGRVLEAGPARLIQFSVKITF from the coding sequence ATGCACGCTCGTCTGCTCATCGGCCTTCTGGCGCTGGCCACGCTGCGGGCGCAGGACCCAACCGCTACCGTGGAGGGCGCGGTCGCCGATCCGTCGAAGGGGCCGGTGGTGCAGGCCCGCGTCACGATTCGCGATCTCAAGCAAGGCGGGCTGCGCTCGACGGTGTCCGATCGCGAAGGGGCATTCCGGCTCCCGCTACTGCCGGTGGGCGAGTACTCGCTGACCGTGGAGGCGCCGGGATTCCAGAAATTCGAGCAGCAGCCGATCGTGCTAAGCGTGAGCCAGGTGGCGCGCATTCCGGTGACGCTCGCGATCGAAGGCGGCGTTCAGCAAATCACGGTGACCGGCGATACGGCGGGCGTCGAGTCGGTGAGCAACACCGTGGGCAAGACGGTAACCACGCGAGAAATTCTCGACCTTCCGCTCAACGGCCGCAACTTCACCCAGCTCGGGCTTCTGCAAGCCGGCGTGGCGCCGCTCACCAGCGGAATCTCCACTGCCGGCGGCAGTCTGCGTTCGGGACAATCGTACGCCGTGAACGGACAGCGGCCGGAGTCCAACAATTTCCTGCTCGACGGCGCGAAAAACGTCAGCCGTATGGACGGAGGCTTCGCCGTGCGTGTTCCCGTGGATGCCATCGCGGAGTTCCGGATTCTCAGCCATGGAGCGCCCGCCGAGTACGGAGGAACGTCGGGCGCGACGACAAGCGTGGTGACGAAGTCCGGCTCCAACGACTGGCACGGGTCTTTGTACGAGTTCCTGCGCAACGACGTCTTCGACGCGCGCAACTACTTCTCCGCTTCGGTGGAGCCGCTGAAGCAGCATCAGTTCGGAGGAACGCTGGGCGGGCCGGTTCGGCGCGACCGTCTGTTCTTGTTCGGTTACTACGAGGGATTTCGTAACCGGCAGGGCGTGACACGGTCGGGCAACGTGCCAACCCCCGCCCAGCGGAGCGGCGATTTTTCCGGACAGCGCGCGCCGCTGCTCAATCTCGCCGCCGGCGGCGTGCCGTTTCCGAACAACCGGATTCCGGCTTCCATGCTGCACCCGCTGGGCGTTAAGGTCTCCGGACTCTATCCGCTGGGCAACACCGCGCCGACCGTTCACACCGCCACCGTCGTCACCGAGAACAACACGAATCAGGCCGGCGCCCGCGCGGATTGGCAGCCTTCGGAACGCTCGCGCTGGAACGCGCGGTATTCGTTTTCCGACGGCTTCAACGTGAATCCGATTTCCATCCGCGGCTCGGATCTGCCAGGGTTTCCCGTGCGCGACGACATCCGGACGCATTCGTTCACGCTCGGCGAGACGCACGTCTTCTCACCCACCGTGGTCGGGAACTTCCGGGCCGCTCTCTTCCGCCACACGTTCCTGTTTGACCAGCGGCTGAACCATGCCTCGCCGCGCGAGTTCGGCTTCAACTACGATTCGGCCTCGGATCTGGGCCAGAGCCTGCCCTTCTTCAACGTGAATGGCTACTCGCCTGTGGGAGGCGCGATCACCGGCCCGCGGACCTCCGCGCAGACACAGGGCGAACTGTACGCGGCGGTGAGTTGGAACCGCGGCGTACACGCGTGGAAGTTTGGCGTGGAGCTGCGCCGCACGCATCTCAACATGTACCAGGCCATTGCGCCAAGCGCATTCTTCGTCTTCGCGCCGTCGTTCCCTTCAAACGATTCCTTCGCCAACCTGCTGATGGGCCGCCCGGTGGTGTTCTATCAGGGCCTCGGCGATCTTTCGCGCGGGATGCGCGGCTGGGAGAACAGCCTCTTCGCGCAGGACGAGTGGCGCATCACGCCGCGGCTGGTGCTGAACGCGGGCATGCGGTGGGAGGTGAACACTCCGCTCCGCGAGGTGCGGGACCGGATGAATGCGTTCGTTCCCGGAGTGCAGTCCGTGGTGATGCCGGACGCGCCACGCGGGCTTCTGTTTCCTGGCGACCCCGGCATCGCACCAGGAATTGTTCCCGTATTCCATCGCGCCATCATGCCTCGCGTAGGGCTTGCGTGGAATCCCGACGGACGCGGACTGTTGAGCATCCGCTCGAGTTACGGCATCTACTTCGATCCGTTTGCGAACGGATCAGGCACGGCGTCGCAAGTGCCGGTAAGTTCACTGCCGTGGACGCAACTGGTGCAGTTCAGCGGACCCTCGGTGAACTTTGCCGACCCCTACGCCGGCCAGGGGCGCCCGGAGCCGGGTACGATACTGAAGCCGCTGACGCTGGTAGTAGCCGACACCAATTCCCGCCCGCCGTACGCGCAGAACTGGAACTTCGTGATCCAAAGCGCCCTGCCGTCGAACCTCCTGCTGGATGCGCGCTACATCGGCACGAAGGGTACGCATCTGCCACGCAACGTGGAAGCAAATCCCGCGGTATTCGGGCCCGGTGCGACGGCGAGCAACGCCGACCGGCGCCGCATCTACGCCAACTGCCCGGCCGCTGGCCCTTGTGACTTCACGCACGTGGCCAAGCTGATGTACGGCACGAACTCCACCTATCACGCCGCCCAACTCGGACTCAGCCGCCGCTTCGAAAACGGATGGGCTTTCAACGCGTCCTATTGGTTCTCGAAGACGCTCGATTACCTCTCCGCGATGAATCTTGGAGGAGCGGCGGCCAGGCCTCTGGCCGGTGAGAACGACATCGCGCAGAATCCTTTCGATCTGCGCGCGGAACGGGGCCCGTCGCTGTTCGACGCGCGGCATCGGTTTGTCGCCAGCGGCAGCTACCAACTGCCTGCATTGAAGACCTCGGCTCCAGCCGTCCGCCATCTGTTCGGGGGCTGGCAATCGAACATCATCACGGTGCTGCAATCGGCGACGCCCTTCACCGTGTTCGATACGACCAACGTTTCCCTACAGGGCTCTCACCCGCCGATCTCCGGCTATAGCGGCAGCAGGCCCGACGTCGTCGGCGATCCGAACGTGGGCCCGCGGCGGGTGGACGAGTGGCTGCCGCGCTCGGCGTTTCGGCGGCTCAATCCGGCGACGGAGGCGGGGAGCTTCGGCAATGCGGGGCGGAACATCGCCCGCGGCCCCGGCTCGGCGACGGTGGACTTTTCGCTGCTTAAGATGATCCCGGTGAGCGAACGGTTGCGGCTCCAGGTGCGCGCGGAGTTCTTCAATCTCCTGAACCACGCCAATTTCCTGGTTCCGGTGAGCGATTTGAACTCGGCGAACTTCGGCCGCGTGCTCGAAGCAGGGCCGGCAAGGCTGATTCAGTTCAGCGTGAAGATCACCTTTTAG
- a CDS encoding CRTAC1 family protein gives MRSRHWLLVLAAASQAHSQSWRLTDVTKTAGLEFRHNTGAFGAKYLPETMGPGCAFLDYDGDGWLDILLVNGKDWPGHARRRSTLKLLRNNRDGTFADSTRVAGLDVEMYGMGAAVGDYDNDGRPDVYITAVGQSRLFRNNGRGGFADVTRAAGLGPRTGFSTSALWFDYDRDGLLDLFVCNYVRWSPESDVRCSLDGVTKSYCTPEAYRGMTTWLFRNRGDGSFEDATARSAVFDPTSKSLGVAMLDVDSDGWPDLFVANDTQPNKLYRNDRDGTFTESAVPLGVAFSDDGRARAGMGVDVGDYRRNGKPAIAVTNFDNEMVGLYELEDGVYVDRAMGRGVAAASRDRLGFGCLFGDLDLDGRLDLLAVNGHIDDSVRNAGRRPPHAQVPHLFLNTLGGAFRDVAGEVGGGFAEPKIGRGLAMGDFDRDGDLDVLITTNGGPAHFYRTDLSNGHRSIRFVLEGRQSNRDAIGALVQVFDASGRQTQMVRSGSSYLSSSALALTFGLGKEPEIQRAVVQWPGGGRQETGRLSAGATYRWIEGGQPTKLELR, from the coding sequence GTGAGGAGCCGCCACTGGCTGCTGGTGCTGGCCGCCGCGTCACAGGCGCACTCGCAAAGCTGGCGGCTGACGGACGTCACGAAAACGGCGGGCCTCGAGTTTCGGCATAACACCGGCGCTTTCGGCGCGAAGTATCTTCCCGAGACCATGGGGCCGGGCTGCGCCTTCCTCGACTACGACGGCGACGGTTGGCTGGACATCCTGCTGGTGAACGGAAAGGACTGGCCCGGGCACGCACGGCGGCGCTCCACGCTCAAGCTGCTGCGCAACAACCGCGACGGAACCTTCGCGGATTCCACGCGCGTGGCCGGGCTCGACGTGGAGATGTACGGAATGGGCGCAGCCGTGGGCGACTACGACAACGACGGCCGTCCCGATGTCTACATCACGGCCGTGGGGCAGAGCCGCTTGTTTCGCAACAACGGGCGCGGCGGGTTTGCGGACGTGACGCGCGCGGCGGGGCTGGGGCCGCGCACAGGCTTTTCAACCTCGGCGCTCTGGTTCGACTACGACCGGGATGGCTTGCTGGATCTTTTCGTATGCAACTATGTTCGCTGGTCGCCGGAGTCCGACGTGCGCTGCTCGCTCGATGGCGTCACGAAGTCTTACTGCACGCCGGAGGCGTATCGCGGAATGACGACTTGGCTGTTTCGCAATCGTGGCGACGGTTCGTTCGAAGATGCAACCGCTCGGTCAGCGGTGTTCGATCCGACGTCGAAGTCGCTCGGCGTGGCGATGCTCGATGTGGATAGCGACGGATGGCCCGACCTTTTCGTCGCCAACGACACCCAGCCGAACAAGCTCTATCGCAACGATCGTGACGGTACGTTCACCGAGTCCGCCGTGCCGCTGGGGGTGGCGTTCAGCGACGATGGCCGCGCGCGGGCGGGCATGGGCGTGGATGTGGGCGACTACCGGCGCAACGGCAAGCCCGCGATCGCGGTGACGAACTTCGACAACGAGATGGTGGGCCTCTACGAACTGGAGGACGGCGTCTACGTGGATCGCGCCATGGGGCGCGGCGTGGCGGCGGCTTCGCGGGACCGCCTCGGCTTCGGATGCCTTTTCGGCGATCTCGATCTCGACGGGCGCCTCGACCTGCTTGCCGTGAACGGTCATATCGACGACAGCGTGCGCAACGCGGGCCGCCGGCCGCCGCACGCGCAGGTGCCGCACTTGTTCTTGAATACGCTCGGCGGGGCTTTCCGCGACGTTGCCGGCGAAGTGGGCGGCGGGTTCGCCGAGCCCAAGATCGGGCGCGGCCTGGCGATGGGCGACTTTGACCGCGATGGCGATCTCGACGTGCTGATCACCACCAATGGCGGGCCCGCGCATTTCTACCGGACGGATCTTTCCAACGGCCACCGCTCAATCCGCTTTGTGCTGGAGGGGAGGCAGTCGAACCGGGACGCGATCGGCGCCCTGGTGCAAGTCTTCGACGCCTCGGGACGGCAGACGCAAATGGTTCGCAGCGGGTCGAGCTACCTCTCTTCGAGCGCGCTCGCGCTCACGTTCGGGCTGGGCAAGGAACCCGAGATCCAGCGGGCTGTCGTGCAATGGCCAGGAGGCGGGCGGCAGGAAACCGGCAGGCTGTCCGCGGGCGCCACTTATCGATGGATCGAAGGCGGGCAGCCCACCAAGCTCGAACTGCGCTAG
- a CDS encoding response regulator transcription factor encodes MVKSKAKIRVLLVDDHVLVRLGFRRLLEDDAEIAVVGDAADGAEAMELAMRLKPDVIVMDYAIPVQNGAMVTRLLRERLPDARVLILSMHSEPSYVENSRAAGAAGYLLKQALDLELVAAVKAVRTGEWVQDPRLEQALDTTAKRALSNREMEVLQHIVGGRSNKEIATVLSLSVNTVAVHRANIMNALQIRNTAELVVYAIRHGLVSLP; translated from the coding sequence GTGGTCAAGAGTAAGGCGAAGATCCGGGTGCTGCTGGTGGATGACCACGTGCTCGTTCGCCTTGGTTTTCGGCGGCTGCTCGAGGACGACGCGGAGATCGCAGTCGTGGGCGACGCGGCCGACGGCGCGGAAGCGATGGAGCTGGCGATGCGCCTGAAGCCTGACGTCATCGTGATGGACTACGCGATTCCAGTCCAAAATGGGGCGATGGTGACTCGTTTGCTGCGCGAACGGCTTCCAGACGCGCGCGTACTGATTCTGAGCATGCATTCCGAACCGAGCTATGTGGAGAACAGCCGCGCGGCGGGTGCGGCGGGCTATCTGCTCAAGCAGGCGCTCGACCTCGAACTGGTAGCGGCGGTGAAGGCGGTGCGAACGGGCGAATGGGTGCAGGATCCGCGGCTCGAGCAGGCGTTGGATACCACTGCCAAACGCGCATTGAGCAACCGCGAGATGGAGGTGTTGCAGCACATCGTAGGCGGGAGATCCAACAAGGAGATCGCGACGGTTCTCTCGCTGAGCGTGAATACGGTGGCCGTCCATCGCGCCAATATCATGAACGCGCTGCAGATTCGGAACACGGCGGAGCTGGTTGTGTACGCCATCCGCCACGGGTTGGTGTCGCTGCCGTGA